Proteins encoded in a region of the Novibacillus thermophilus genome:
- a CDS encoding DAK2 domain-containing protein, with amino-acid sequence MTKNELDGRMFAHMVSAGAQHLSQSAKQVNALNVFPVPDGDTGTNMNLTLSSGVDEMNRNASSHIGEVAGALSRGLLMGARGNSGVILSQLFRGFAKEVQDKERVTHREFAQALQHGVDTAYKAVIKPVEGTVLTVAREAAKHGKVAAIRVNDVAELMEEVLHAAKKALDQTPDLLPVLKETGVVDAGGQGLVYIYEGFLAALKGDEISERREQTESLDTLTEIAHQKSAQSHIATETIEYGYCTEFIIQIIPEKESTRPFDEAAFREALNAHGDSLLVVADDDLVKVHIHTEEPLKLIEYGLQYGDIRTAKIENMREQHRSIVEKNTALETSDDVKRYGVVAVAMGDGIADIFRNMGADEVIAGGQTMNPSTEDIVNALRGVRAEHYIVLPNNGNIVMAAEQAGEILEKPVTVIPSKTVPQGLSAMLSFNAEAGIEENRRAMMEAVEHVKSGQVTYAVRDSQVDGLSIQKGDFIGIIDGKIAATHPSLLETAQQLLLGMVSDDTEIVTVFYGEETEASQVEDLERFLTERFPDVEVEVHNGGQPLYYYLFAVE; translated from the coding sequence GTGACAAAGAACGAACTAGATGGACGAATGTTCGCCCACATGGTGTCCGCGGGAGCTCAGCATTTGTCACAGTCAGCCAAACAAGTCAACGCACTGAATGTGTTTCCAGTCCCGGATGGCGATACGGGAACGAATATGAATTTGACCCTCTCTTCCGGTGTCGACGAAATGAACCGGAACGCATCCAGCCATATTGGAGAAGTGGCAGGAGCGCTTTCTCGCGGTTTATTGATGGGGGCGAGGGGCAATTCGGGTGTCATTTTGTCACAGCTGTTTCGAGGTTTTGCGAAAGAAGTGCAGGACAAAGAGCGGGTGACACACCGCGAGTTTGCACAAGCCCTGCAACACGGTGTCGATACAGCCTACAAAGCCGTGATTAAGCCGGTGGAGGGAACGGTTTTGACCGTCGCACGGGAAGCTGCCAAACACGGCAAGGTGGCGGCCATCCGCGTAAACGATGTGGCGGAATTAATGGAAGAAGTGCTTCACGCGGCCAAAAAAGCGTTGGATCAAACCCCCGATCTTTTGCCGGTGTTGAAGGAAACGGGAGTCGTCGATGCAGGCGGACAAGGTTTGGTATACATATACGAGGGGTTTTTAGCAGCATTAAAAGGCGATGAAATCAGTGAGAGGCGAGAACAGACCGAATCGCTGGACACGTTGACCGAGATAGCGCACCAAAAGAGCGCCCAGTCCCACATTGCGACAGAAACCATCGAATACGGCTACTGCACCGAATTTATTATTCAGATTATTCCCGAGAAGGAATCTACCCGCCCATTTGATGAAGCGGCTTTTCGCGAAGCGTTAAACGCCCACGGTGATTCCTTGTTAGTCGTCGCCGACGACGATTTAGTGAAGGTCCACATACATACGGAAGAACCGCTAAAATTGATCGAATACGGTTTGCAGTACGGAGACATACGCACGGCTAAAATTGAGAACATGCGCGAGCAACACCGGTCCATCGTGGAGAAAAACACAGCACTCGAAACAAGTGATGACGTCAAGCGTTACGGCGTTGTCGCCGTGGCCATGGGGGACGGAATCGCTGACATTTTTCGCAACATGGGGGCGGATGAGGTGATCGCCGGCGGACAGACGATGAACCCGAGTACGGAAGACATCGTGAACGCGCTGAGAGGGGTACGTGCAGAACACTACATCGTTTTGCCGAATAACGGCAACATCGTCATGGCCGCTGAGCAAGCAGGAGAGATTTTGGAAAAGCCGGTGACGGTGATCCCGAGTAAAACGGTTCCCCAAGGGTTGTCAGCGATGCTCTCGTTCAACGCCGAAGCGGGGATCGAGGAGAACCGGCGTGCGATGATGGAAGCGGTCGAGCACGTCAAAAGTGGACAAGTTACCTATGCAGTACGGGATTCGCAAGTGGACGGCCTCTCGATACAAAAAGGCGATTTTATCGGGATCATTGACGGTAAAATTGCCGCGACCCACCCTTCTTTGCTGGAGACGGCCCAACAGTTGTTGCTGGGGATGGTGTCGGACGACACGGAAATTGTAACAGTTTTTTACGGGGAGGAGACAGAAGCCAGTCAAGTGGAAGATTTGGAGCGCTTTTTGACAGAGCGGTTTCCAGATGTGGAAGTAGAAGTACATAACGGCGGGCAGCCATTGTATTACTATCTTTTCGCCGTAGAGTAA
- a CDS encoding DegV family protein: MSRRVKVVTDSTADIPEPIRKELDIEMVPLKVHLEGETFLDGITLRPEEFYEKLAQANELSTTSQPSPNEFVEAYRKAAGEDKHDILSIHLSAALSGTYQSAVLAKSMLEDELKIDVFDGKKASYATGMMVVAAAEAAKAGKSLEECRKIAESFRREMRVYFMVDTLKYLQKGGRIGKASALLGSVLNIKPILMLDEDGEVAPDEKVRGKKKAMNRMYEKLQQYAGDEPVWVGLLHAQSEGETASISATLKEKLNISRLDVVELGPVIGTHAGPGTIGVAVMKESAIA; the protein is encoded by the coding sequence ATGAGTCGCCGGGTGAAAGTTGTCACGGACAGCACCGCGGATATTCCGGAACCGATTCGCAAGGAACTGGACATTGAAATGGTTCCGTTAAAAGTGCACCTGGAAGGGGAAACGTTTTTGGACGGCATCACCTTGAGGCCGGAAGAGTTTTATGAGAAATTGGCCCAAGCAAATGAATTGTCGACGACATCTCAGCCGTCACCCAATGAATTCGTAGAAGCGTACCGCAAAGCGGCAGGGGAAGATAAACATGACATCCTGTCCATTCACTTGTCTGCTGCTTTGAGCGGAACGTATCAATCGGCAGTGCTGGCGAAGTCGATGTTGGAAGATGAACTGAAGATTGACGTTTTTGACGGGAAAAAGGCGTCATACGCTACCGGCATGATGGTCGTCGCCGCGGCCGAAGCGGCAAAAGCGGGAAAAAGTCTTGAAGAGTGCCGGAAGATCGCCGAATCGTTCAGACGGGAGATGCGCGTGTACTTTATGGTTGACACGTTGAAGTATTTGCAAAAAGGCGGGCGCATCGGAAAAGCTTCCGCTCTCCTCGGTTCGGTACTGAACATAAAGCCGATATTGATGTTGGACGAGGACGGTGAAGTGGCGCCCGACGAGAAAGTGCGGGGTAAAAAGAAGGCGATGAACCGCATGTACGAGAAACTGCAGCAATATGCCGGGGACGAGCCCGTGTGGGTCGGGTTGTTACACGCCCAGTCCGAAGGTGAGACAGCGTCGATCTCTGCAACGTTAAAAGAGAAGTTGAACATTTCGCGTTTAGATGTCGTGGAACTCGGTCCCGTCATCGGGACGCATGCTGGTCCTGGAACGATCGGCGTTGCCGTTATGAAAGAGAGTGCCATCGCTTAG
- a CDS encoding thiamine diphosphokinase: MKGKDSRVVIATGGQWGPDDHALIAKDDFVIGVDGGNDELLQRNITPHLAVGDFDTAQLERVEALRSLGVPVEQLPRDKDVTDTDYAVTKALQRQPKEVLLLGAWGTRWDHTLANVNLLERIERAGVRGVMQNYLNRMELVGPGQHVVRRQHYHYMSMIAWQGAVKGIHLSGFRFPLVDATLERMSSLAISNEWIGESGTVKLREGKLLIIQSRDLVC, translated from the coding sequence ATGAAGGGGAAGGATAGCCGCGTCGTCATCGCCACTGGCGGGCAGTGGGGCCCAGACGATCACGCGTTGATCGCAAAAGACGATTTTGTCATCGGGGTGGACGGCGGCAATGACGAGCTGTTGCAGCGCAATATCACACCGCATTTAGCAGTCGGTGACTTTGATACTGCCCAACTCGAACGGGTGGAAGCCCTGCGGTCCCTCGGAGTACCGGTCGAGCAACTCCCTCGGGATAAGGATGTCACGGACACCGACTATGCCGTGACAAAAGCGTTGCAACGCCAGCCGAAAGAAGTGTTGCTTCTCGGGGCATGGGGAACGCGGTGGGATCATACTCTCGCAAACGTCAATCTGTTGGAAAGAATAGAGAGGGCGGGCGTGCGCGGCGTGATGCAAAACTACTTGAACCGCATGGAATTGGTCGGTCCAGGACAACACGTAGTACGGAGACAGCATTATCACTACATGTCAATGATCGCGTGGCAGGGGGCGGTAAAAGGCATCCACCTGTCAGGCTTTCGGTTTCCCCTTGTTGACGCCACGCTTGAACGTATGAGTTCTCTCGCCATCAGCAATGAGTGGATTGGGGAAAGCGGGACAGTCAAACTTCGGGAAGGAAAACTTTTGATCATCCAGAGCCGCGACCTGGTGTGTTAG
- the pknB gene encoding Stk1 family PASTA domain-containing Ser/Thr kinase: MIGKRLGNRYELVSRIGSGGMAVVYLAKDLVLDRHVAVKVLNDSLSHDDNFVDRFRREARAAARLSHPNVVNIYDVGEDDAIHYIVMEYVDGKTLKDRIKEEGPLPVDEVVSIGEQIADALDHAHENGIVHRDVKSHNIMIGKRGRVKVADFGIARATSSQTITHTGSVMGSVHYFSPEQARGGHIGEKSDIYSLGVVLYEMATGTLPFSGDSPIAVALKHLQEEPEEPIDKRPGLPQSVDNVIRRAMAKDPLHRHASARELQKDLSTALKPMRLNEPRWEPADPDGEDTIVLPAINPSDLASGDREKTAETAHDDTEEAPVLGEEDPRPLQSKIYLVWNVPKKWSAALPTGFHCGKKQGLSC; encoded by the coding sequence ATGATTGGCAAACGTCTAGGAAACCGTTATGAATTAGTGTCGCGTATCGGCAGTGGAGGAATGGCCGTCGTCTACTTGGCGAAAGATTTAGTGTTGGATCGGCACGTAGCGGTCAAAGTGTTGAATGACTCTTTGAGTCACGACGACAATTTCGTCGACCGTTTTCGGCGCGAAGCACGTGCAGCAGCGAGACTGTCGCATCCGAACGTCGTGAACATATACGACGTAGGGGAAGACGATGCCATCCACTACATCGTGATGGAGTACGTTGACGGAAAGACACTGAAAGATCGCATTAAGGAAGAAGGGCCCCTCCCTGTTGACGAGGTTGTCTCCATCGGTGAGCAAATAGCGGACGCCCTCGATCACGCCCACGAAAACGGCATCGTCCACCGCGATGTGAAATCGCACAACATCATGATCGGCAAACGCGGACGTGTCAAGGTAGCTGATTTCGGGATTGCCCGAGCAACGAGTTCCCAGACGATTACCCATACGGGTTCTGTCATGGGATCCGTGCACTACTTTTCTCCCGAGCAGGCGCGCGGTGGCCACATCGGAGAGAAGTCTGACATATATTCCCTCGGGGTCGTTCTGTATGAAATGGCCACGGGAACCCTCCCCTTTTCTGGTGACAGTCCCATTGCCGTCGCTTTAAAACATTTGCAGGAAGAACCGGAAGAGCCTATTGACAAACGACCCGGTTTGCCGCAAAGCGTAGACAATGTCATCCGGCGGGCCATGGCGAAAGACCCGCTCCACCGTCACGCATCTGCCCGTGAGCTGCAAAAAGACTTGAGCACAGCCTTAAAGCCGATGCGGCTAAACGAACCCCGCTGGGAACCTGCCGATCCTGACGGAGAGGACACGATTGTCCTCCCTGCCATCAACCCTTCGGATCTCGCAAGCGGAGATCGTGAAAAGACGGCTGAAACGGCCCATGACGATACAGAAGAAGCGCCGGTTCTCGGAGAAGAAGACCCTCGCCCCCTTCAGTCCAAAATCTATCTCGTCTGGAACGTGCCAAAAAAGTGGTCGGCGGCTCTCCCGACGGGATTCCATTGTGGAAAAAAACAGGGTTTATCTTGTTGA
- the spoVM gene encoding stage V sporulation protein SpoVM, whose translation MKFYTIKLPRFLGGIVKAIMGALYRQK comes from the coding sequence GTGAAGTTTTACACGATAAAGCTGCCACGGTTTCTCGGAGGGATTGTCAAAGCGATTATGGGCGCCCTTTATCGCCAAAAGTGA
- the rpmB gene encoding 50S ribosomal protein L28 encodes MARKCYVTGKRGKSGNRVSHSHRKTKRKWGVNLQKVRILVNGKPKRVYVSTKALKSGLVERP; translated from the coding sequence TTGGCACGCAAATGCTATGTAACAGGCAAGCGAGGAAAATCTGGTAACCGCGTCAGCCATTCACATAGAAAGACGAAACGCAAATGGGGTGTCAACCTACAAAAAGTGCGAATTTTGGTCAACGGCAAGCCGAAGCGCGTCTACGTTAGTACGAAAGCTTTAAAATCGGGGCTAGTCGAGCGCCCGTAA
- a CDS encoding PASTA domain-containing protein, with the protein MSAVGLNAVWTFMSNDSVEVPEVVGMSLEEASAELEREGLTYETVEQAHDSEKGTVFRQSPNPSQRVKQGFTVTLYVSAQEGVSIPNMINTPEEEAKKALYDLGFTPEDIKVELLDDENYARGHVVRHEPKSGDTVAPGDPITLYVRPEEDLVQIPNLNGEFQSTAEERLRELGFKVYRNGENGAIYDRNANAPLYKVYGSTPSPGTYHPKGEVVRLHVSLNESYGRGGGDRSSDDDDGEDGNGEE; encoded by the coding sequence TTGAGTGCCGTCGGACTGAATGCCGTTTGGACGTTTATGAGCAACGACAGCGTTGAAGTACCGGAAGTCGTCGGCATGAGTTTGGAAGAAGCGAGTGCGGAATTGGAACGTGAGGGATTGACGTACGAAACGGTTGAACAGGCCCACGATTCAGAGAAGGGAACGGTATTCCGCCAATCTCCGAACCCGTCCCAACGCGTAAAACAAGGGTTTACGGTGACGCTGTACGTCAGTGCCCAGGAGGGCGTTTCAATTCCAAACATGATCAATACGCCGGAGGAAGAAGCGAAAAAAGCGTTGTATGACTTAGGCTTTACACCGGAAGATATCAAAGTCGAGCTGTTGGACGACGAAAACTACGCCCGGGGACATGTCGTTCGTCACGAACCGAAAAGCGGGGATACGGTAGCCCCAGGCGATCCGATCACGCTGTACGTTCGGCCGGAAGAGGATCTCGTCCAAATTCCGAATTTAAACGGCGAGTTCCAGAGCACAGCGGAAGAACGGTTGCGCGAACTCGGATTTAAAGTGTACCGGAACGGGGAGAACGGCGCCATTTACGACCGCAATGCCAACGCGCCACTGTACAAAGTGTACGGTTCAACCCCTTCTCCCGGGACGTATCACCCGAAAGGAGAGGTCGTGCGACTACACGTCAGTCTCAATGAGTCGTACGGCAGAGGAGGCGGCGACCGATCTTCCGACGATGACGACGGCGAAGACGGGAATGGGGAAGAGTAA
- a CDS encoding Stp1/IreP family PP2C-type Ser/Thr phosphatase yields the protein MAQVEWVYKSDVGRVRSHNEDSMFIHAPDEELVAVVVADGMGGHKAGDVASQLAAKVMEEQLVQIKAEHTLDELKTFLIESVQLANERILQKSRENASMSGMGTTLVVAIIKGQHLLIGNIGDSRAYLMNDEKCEQLTQDHSFVNELLHMGEITEKEAMAHPQKNVIVRAVGIDDEVKPDVTVHTWAENDYLLVCTDGLTDMVSDEEIHSVIKKEDQMERKADQLIQLALDAGGVDNISLALVKRTGMSSSRTGSAQEAR from the coding sequence GTGGCACAGGTGGAATGGGTATACAAGTCGGATGTGGGGCGGGTGCGTTCACACAACGAAGACAGCATGTTCATCCACGCCCCTGACGAGGAACTTGTCGCCGTTGTCGTGGCAGACGGGATGGGAGGCCACAAGGCGGGAGATGTAGCCAGTCAGTTAGCGGCGAAAGTGATGGAAGAACAGCTTGTCCAGATTAAGGCGGAACACACGCTGGACGAGTTGAAAACTTTTTTGATCGAGAGCGTGCAACTGGCTAACGAGCGCATCCTGCAAAAATCACGCGAAAACGCGTCCATGTCTGGAATGGGGACGACACTAGTCGTGGCGATTATTAAAGGTCAGCACCTCTTAATCGGGAATATCGGCGACAGTCGAGCATATTTGATGAATGACGAAAAGTGTGAACAGTTAACACAAGACCACTCTTTCGTTAATGAACTGCTGCACATGGGCGAAATTACGGAAAAAGAAGCGATGGCCCACCCTCAAAAAAACGTCATCGTGCGAGCTGTTGGCATTGACGATGAGGTCAAACCGGACGTCACGGTTCACACTTGGGCAGAAAATGATTACTTGCTCGTGTGCACTGATGGATTGACAGACATGGTGTCTGATGAAGAGATCCACTCTGTCATCAAAAAAGAGGATCAGATGGAGCGAAAGGCAGATCAATTGATCCAGCTGGCTCTTGACGCAGGAGGGGTGGATAATATTTCCCTCGCACTCGTAAAACGAACTGGAATGTCCTCGTCTCGGACGGGGTCTGCACAGGAAGCGAGGTAG
- a CDS encoding Asp23/Gls24 family envelope stress response protein, with the protein MAVEMSNDMGNIDVSDEVIATIAGGAALECYGLVGMASRSQIKDGIAELLGRENLSKGIEVRTLEDGIELDLYIIVSYGTKISEVAHNVQAKVKYALNQALGLHARAVNIYVQGVRLTNE; encoded by the coding sequence ATGGCAGTTGAAATGTCGAACGACATGGGCAATATCGACGTGTCCGACGAAGTGATTGCAACGATAGCCGGCGGTGCTGCTTTGGAATGTTACGGTTTAGTCGGCATGGCGTCCCGAAGTCAGATCAAAGACGGGATTGCCGAACTTCTCGGGCGCGAGAACTTGAGCAAAGGGATCGAAGTGCGTACTCTCGAAGACGGCATCGAACTGGACCTGTACATTATCGTCAGTTACGGTACAAAAATTTCGGAAGTCGCCCACAATGTACAGGCAAAAGTGAAATACGCTTTGAACCAAGCGTTAGGTTTGCATGCCCGAGCCGTCAATATTTATGTGCAAGGCGTTCGTCTGACGAACGAGTAG
- the rsmB gene encoding 16S rRNA (cytosine(967)-C(5))-methyltransferase RsmB, translating to MNGRNARDVSLEVLTRVERKTSYSNLELHQVLSRSQLSPVDRNLVTELVYGTIQRRNTLDWILAPFTPRKLELWVRQLLRMSVYQLKYLDKVPARAAVHEAVEIAKRRGHRGVASVVNAVLRNVLRHPDRLGTISETDPVKKLSLEYSHPEWLVKRWLDIWDVHTVRAMCDTNNRAPSHTVRVNRLKLSREELATQLEAENPQVKVRESDISAYGLIVEKFGNVADSVLYREGTCTVQDESSMLVGEILKPAPGSTVLDMCAAPGGKATHLAELMDDEGTVDAFDLYRHKVELIEEQVRRLGVRSVRARQADARQLPRLLSKKYDYVLLDAPCSGLGVIRRKPEIKWRRSLEDVGGLVALQQQLLDAAAQLVQPGGVFVYSTCTLEPKENEQQVEWFLRRYPAFQPDESFVRTLPVDVREKAWLGSGMVRILPQYFCSDGFFIARFTHMA from the coding sequence ATGAACGGTCGTAACGCGCGCGATGTCAGTTTGGAAGTCCTCACTCGAGTTGAGCGCAAAACGTCGTACAGCAACCTCGAACTGCATCAAGTGCTCAGCCGTTCCCAATTGTCCCCCGTCGATCGCAATCTAGTGACAGAATTGGTGTACGGAACAATCCAACGACGCAATACTCTCGATTGGATCTTGGCTCCGTTTACCCCCAGGAAGCTCGAATTGTGGGTGCGTCAACTGCTGCGGATGAGTGTCTACCAACTGAAGTATTTAGATAAAGTGCCTGCTCGCGCTGCCGTACACGAAGCCGTCGAAATTGCAAAACGGCGTGGACACCGGGGTGTCGCGTCTGTTGTGAATGCCGTCTTGCGAAATGTTTTGCGCCACCCTGACCGCTTGGGAACAATTTCGGAAACGGATCCTGTCAAAAAGCTGTCCCTTGAGTATTCACACCCCGAATGGCTGGTCAAACGATGGCTCGACATCTGGGATGTGCACACTGTGAGGGCCATGTGCGACACAAACAACCGGGCCCCGTCTCACACTGTAAGGGTAAACCGTTTAAAATTGTCACGGGAAGAGCTAGCCACTCAGTTAGAGGCGGAAAACCCCCAGGTGAAGGTCCGCGAATCGGACATTTCAGCGTACGGTTTGATCGTAGAAAAGTTCGGCAACGTGGCCGACAGTGTTTTGTACCGGGAAGGGACGTGCACGGTCCAAGATGAAAGTTCAATGCTCGTGGGAGAGATTCTGAAACCGGCACCCGGTTCGACCGTATTGGATATGTGTGCAGCACCGGGAGGGAAGGCGACACACCTCGCGGAGTTGATGGATGACGAGGGAACGGTGGACGCATTCGATCTTTACAGACACAAAGTGGAACTCATCGAAGAACAAGTGAGACGGCTTGGCGTGCGCAGTGTGAGGGCGAGGCAGGCAGACGCCCGCCAGTTGCCCCGCCTTCTTTCTAAAAAGTACGACTACGTCCTCTTGGATGCGCCGTGTTCCGGACTAGGGGTCATCCGCCGTAAGCCGGAGATAAAATGGCGCAGGTCATTAGAGGACGTCGGCGGTCTCGTGGCGCTTCAGCAGCAACTGTTGGATGCCGCCGCCCAACTAGTTCAACCGGGTGGAGTGTTCGTTTACAGCACGTGTACGTTAGAACCGAAGGAAAACGAACAGCAAGTCGAGTGGTTCCTTAGACGATACCCCGCCTTTCAACCGGACGAATCTTTTGTTCGTACGTTACCGGTAGACGTACGGGAAAAAGCGTGGCTGGGTTCGGGAATGGTGCGCATCTTGCCCCAGTACTTTTGCTCTGACGGTTTTTTTATCGCGCGGTTCACACATATGGCGTAA
- the rsgA gene encoding ribosome small subunit-dependent GTPase A, with product MPEGRIVKSLSGYYYVKSGGQLWQCRARGLFKKKQYSPLVGDWVHFDETENGEGYIQSIEPRKTELVRPPVANADQAVIVHSVREPDLQPLLIDKFLVHAERAGMKPFIVFTKIDLGAPKGELEELIAVYEGIGYPVVLTSVVKNCGLEQLGQMLDGHISVLAGQSGTGKSSLLNALIPEVRLKTGDISRKLGRGRHTTRHVEMLELSTGGWVVDTPGFSRLSFDGWEAEELGTYFPEMAPLADQCKFRGCLHFREPQCAVKGAVDTQTVHALRYEHYLQFLTEIQEQRRYE from the coding sequence ATGCCTGAAGGGCGCATTGTCAAATCGTTAAGCGGATATTATTACGTGAAATCAGGCGGACAGCTGTGGCAGTGTCGCGCCAGAGGTCTGTTCAAGAAGAAGCAGTATTCTCCCCTGGTGGGAGACTGGGTTCATTTTGACGAGACGGAGAACGGAGAAGGGTATATTCAGTCGATCGAACCACGCAAGACTGAACTTGTCCGTCCGCCCGTCGCCAATGCAGACCAGGCGGTCATCGTCCATTCAGTCCGTGAGCCTGACCTTCAGCCGCTGTTAATTGACAAATTTCTCGTTCACGCCGAACGGGCCGGCATGAAGCCGTTTATCGTGTTCACCAAAATCGACTTGGGCGCCCCTAAAGGAGAGTTGGAAGAATTAATCGCCGTGTACGAGGGAATCGGTTATCCCGTTGTCCTCACGAGCGTCGTGAAAAATTGCGGTCTGGAACAACTGGGACAAATGCTGGACGGTCACATATCCGTGTTGGCCGGCCAGTCGGGGACAGGGAAGTCGTCCCTTTTAAATGCGCTGATTCCGGAAGTGCGTTTGAAAACAGGTGACATCAGCCGTAAATTGGGGAGGGGACGACATACGACCCGGCACGTGGAAATGCTGGAACTGTCCACAGGGGGATGGGTTGTCGACACGCCGGGATTCAGCCGGTTGTCTTTTGACGGTTGGGAAGCTGAGGAACTGGGTACGTATTTTCCTGAAATGGCGCCTTTGGCTGACCAATGTAAGTTCCGCGGATGCTTGCACTTCCGTGAACCGCAATGCGCCGTCAAGGGCGCTGTCGACACCCAAACGGTCCATGCCCTGCGCTATGAACACTACCTTCAATTTTTAACCGAAATTCAAGAGCAGCGGAGGTATGAGTGA
- the rpe gene encoding ribulose-phosphate 3-epimerase, with product MIVTAPSILSADFAKLGDEIADVEKGGADWIHVDVMDGHFVPNITIGPLIVEAIRPRTSLPLDVHLMIANPDQYIESFVKSGADWVTVHQEASPHLHRTIHKIKEHGVRAGVALNPATPLSAIEYVLEDLDMVLIMTVNPGFGGQTFIRSTLPKIRALRQMAEEKGLSLNIEVDGGINEQTACDAVHHGANVLVAGSYIFGASDRRTKIQSLKRVEGAI from the coding sequence ATGATTGTAACGGCCCCGTCGATACTCTCTGCCGACTTTGCGAAGTTAGGGGATGAAATAGCAGATGTTGAAAAGGGAGGGGCGGACTGGATACACGTGGACGTGATGGACGGGCATTTTGTCCCCAACATTACCATCGGCCCCCTCATCGTTGAAGCCATCCGGCCCCGCACGTCGTTGCCGCTCGACGTTCATTTGATGATTGCGAATCCTGACCAGTACATCGAATCGTTTGTCAAGAGCGGGGCAGATTGGGTGACGGTTCACCAGGAGGCGTCGCCGCACTTGCACCGGACCATTCACAAAATTAAGGAGCACGGTGTTCGCGCCGGTGTGGCACTAAACCCGGCGACGCCGCTGTCAGCCATCGAGTACGTGCTAGAAGACCTTGACATGGTGCTCATCATGACGGTCAACCCTGGATTTGGGGGGCAAACGTTTATTCGGTCCACCCTTCCGAAAATCCGCGCCTTGCGTCAAATGGCAGAGGAGAAGGGGCTCTCACTCAACATTGAAGTGGATGGAGGCATAAACGAACAGACGGCTTGCGATGCAGTCCATCACGGCGCCAATGTGCTGGTCGCCGGGTCGTACATTTTCGGAGCATCAGACCGCCGGACAAAAATCCAATCGTTAAAACGAGTAGAGGGTGCGATATGA